One genomic region from Cydia amplana chromosome Z, ilCydAmpl1.1, whole genome shotgun sequence encodes:
- the LOC134661754 gene encoding uncharacterized protein LOC134661754, translating into MDQDKENFKPKTRIPLPLAPLPALPNHLLKKLSERPPLNTLSGPNALNHNVPSLNLFCMAGPSNSKNKSVVNRPRSPFQNDTKFVTVRRGCEDFNNTFVAYQDDKSIISEPSAITVSSDEENDTNEKEIHFTDKDGLANKKWISASTPALNTLVPARVKNIKRSLKRPHSRELQGLTPLESRERVESVFNQTIRERMQSPDLLQKSYMASMDREYTGEILSYLLQAETKPVALPRVKSETRACVINWLMNINGIDGNPATIQTAVWYLDAVLATGNVTPENMQLVAAAAYWIASKLHGPFTPASKLVKYGNHTFTKQRLWAAEKVILLRLKFPRQPIVPQDYLCYFAWWCNKERPGEIEVATTFLCLCGMMVNKSLCPEYPSVVAAASIRNALLLLKKKELIPRLQRCPAYVAAERKAGNISRTCTILRHAVRVVGAKNYSYKFIFKQYGLPPKNIAQTIVSAANELAVMDTRSTAVI; encoded by the exons ATGGATCAAGACAAAGAAAATTTCAAACCAAAAACAAGGATTCCTCTACCCTTGGCACCTCTGCCAGCTCTGCCGAACCACTTGCTGAAGAAATTAAGCGAGAGACCACCGTTGAATACTTTATCGGGCCCTAATGCACTCAATCATAATGTGCCATCTTTAAATTTGTTCTGCATGGCTGGCCCAAGCAATTCAAAAAACAAAAGCGTTGTCAATAGACCAAGGAGTCCTTTTCAAAATGACACTAAATTTGTAACTGTGCGACGGGGTTGTGAAGATTTCAACAACACTTTTGTTGCTTACCAAGATGATAAGAGCATAATATCAGAGCCGAGTGCCATTACTGTTAGCAGTGATGAGGAAAATGATACAAACGAAAAGGAAATACATTTCACTGATAAAGATGGCCTTGCTAATAAGAAGTGGATATCAGCAAGTACCCCGGCTCTTAATACATTAGTTCCAGCCAGGGTAAAGAATATAAAGCGAAGCTTGAAAAGACCTCATAGTAGAGAGTTACAAGGTTTAACACCACTGGAAAGTCGGGAAAGGGTTGAAAGTGTTTTCAATCAAACAATTCGTGAGAGGATGCAGTCACCTGAtttat TACAAAAATCATACATGGCTAGCATGGACAGAGAATATACGGGTGAAATTCTATCATACCTTCTACAAGCCGAAACGAAACCAGTGGCCCTCCCGCGGGTTAAGAGTGAGACGAGAGCGTGCGTTATCAACTGGCTGATGAATATTAAC GGCATAGACGGCAACCCAGCCACCATTCAGACGGCGGTGTGGTACCTGGACGCGGTGCTGGCCACGGGCAACGTGACGCCGGAGAACATGCAGCTGGTGGCGGCGGCCGCGTACTGGATCGCGTCCAAGCTCCACGGGCCGTTCACGCCTGCGTCCAAGCTTGTCAAATACGGAAACCATACCTTCACGAAGCAGAGGCTGTGGGCGGCGGAGAAAGTCATATTGCTTAGATTG AAATTTCCGCGCCAACCAATAGTGCCCCAAGACTACCTCTGCTATTTCGCTTGGTGGTGCAACAAAGAACGGCCTGGCGAGATCGAAGTGGCCACCACGTTCCTTTGCCTCTGCGGGATGATGGTCAACAAGAGCCTCTGCCCCGAGTACCCGTCCGTGGTCGCCGCGGCTTCTATAAGGAATGCTTTGTTGTTGCTGAAGAAAAAGGAGCTGATACCGCGACTGCAGAGGTGTCCGGC ATACGTAGCTGCAGAAAGAAAGGCCGGGAACATATCACGCACGTGCACCATTCTTCGGCACGCGGTGCGCGTGGTGGGTGCGAAGAACTACAGCTATAAGTTCATATTCAAGCAGTACGGACTGCCGCCGAAGAACATCGCTCAGACCATCGTGAGTGCGGCCAACGAGCTCGCTGTCATGGACACTAGGAGCACAGCTGTCATATAA